The Nicotiana tabacum cultivar K326 chromosome 5, ASM71507v2, whole genome shotgun sequence sequence AAATAAACGAGTTTAGACACACATAGTCATGGTGGCAATCTCAAGTAATTTTCAAgaatacataaaaatcaataaaagaaaagaCAAATAGGAGCGCACGACGAATTTTGTGGTTTCCGAACTCTGTGATGGCTTTTCTCCGCTTCCTTTAGATGACATAAAAGAGACGTTTTTGAcctatatattgcgtacaaataTCGTGGGccaaaatttttctttttcttttacgaGTCAGCTTCAAGGATTGATGTTAAGCTGGATGATTTGCGTCCGTCTCAGCTTAAATTCTCAGCATCGGATGCTAGGGTGGATACTTTGCGTTCACCCCTCTATTCCTTCAACTTTGATGCGCCCAGCTGCGGATATTAAGGTAGATGCTTTCTTgagacttcactgctaagggtgcttcaaataatattttatcttataGCTAGAGCATCGTTTCTTCATATTTTGACACTCCAAACATCCTAAATCAATACGGGGCCCAATTATTTGGTTAATGTGTTGGTATATATTATTTTCCTATTCCTTGCAACAAAGGAATTTTTATACACACTAAAAGGTTGTGCATTCTGTGAACAAGCAATTCAACCAAGTTCTCTTGAAGAGATCGATACCTTGCCCATCCAAAAGAATGTGAAGAACTAAGGCTGGAGTAGTTAGTCCTTTGCAGTCTTATGTATAACTTGAGTCCAGTCCTAGTTCATTTATATTAGGATATTGAGTTATAATTATATTTTGGCCAAATACATATACAACCTATTCAATTTTACaccatttttttattttggcattttatctCTATCTTGTTCTATTTTGGCTCTCTATTTTATATGTTCCGTTTGGCCCTTCAACTCTATTTCTTATGTTCCATTTTAACACAAAAGTTGAAATCAGTGCAAAAAAATATAGTGCGTGCGTATACACAAATCTGAGATgtaataaatatccaattaaatgTTGTCACCTGGTCTTTTCATCCATGTCAAACAGATCAATACTAAAATACCTAAACCCGACCATATTTTTGTGAGTTTATTTCATCTAAACGGGCCAGGTATGAAATCGGCAGATGAAAGCTTTGGAACTTAGAGAATGAAGATGGAGCAACAGTGGATGAAAACATACAGTCGGGTTCTGGTATTTTAGTATTGATCCGTTTGATATGGATGAAAAAACCAAGTGGCAATatttaattggatatttattaTACCTCAGATTTGTGTATACACACGCGCTATATTTTTTGcactaattttaatttttgtgttaaaatgaaacacaaaaaatgaaattgaagAGCCAGAACATATAAAATAGAATTGAtggaccaaaataaaataaaatagaaatagagTGCCACAATAAAAAATTGTGCCAAATAGAATAGGTTGTATATTTATTTGGCCGCCTTATAATAATTTCGAGCGATGGGAACATACACCGAATCGAGGCTGTCTAAAGATATTTCCGTACTTTTTATTAAGGGTcacgaaaagaaaaagaaagaaattattCAGATTTAACAAGATATCTTCACAGGTGACGATTAAGTAAACAACACGTCAGAACTCATCTAGAACCAGCCTATAGCCCACAACTCCTACCTCGTAAAAGTCACAGGGGGCATTTCCGTCCACCTTCCAAATCCATCAAATCCTCTTTCCATTTTGCCCCATACGCGTCTCTATGAGGCCATTATTCCATCACCATTACCGACCTCTCTCCTCCTTAAAactcctctcttttcttctctcttaCCCACCCAAACCACAAACATATCATCTCTCTCTAATATTTTGCTTAGATAATCTATTCATCATATCTAATTCCATTTTTTCAGATAATTTATCTGTGAAAAAATATGGCTCAGAGAACAGAGAAAGAAGAGACTGAATACAAAGTAGTACATGAAAAAACCATAACACTTTGCGTTAAAAATTGTGGTGTCATCGGCAATCCAGCCACCAATAATATGTGCCAAAATTGCTCTAATTCTACGTCTGCTAGCTCCTCCAAGGTCGCATATCCTCATAAATTCGCCAACATATTAACCAGATCTACCTCGTCCGATCTAAAAAATTATGTCGATCGAGCGGTGAAAGATGATGATAAGGTAAAGGAGAGCGTTTCACCGGCGAAGAGGGAGGTGAACCGTTGCTCCGGTTGTCGGAGGAAGGTAGGATTGACCGGATTCCGTTGCCGGTGCGGTGAATTATTCTGCGGCGAACACCGTTACTCTGACCGTCATGATTGCAGCTATGATTACAGAACCGCCGGCCGAGAGGCGATCGCGAGGCAGAATCCGCTCGTCAAAGCCGCGAAGATCGTTAAACTTTGAACGGCAAAAGAGATATACTCCATATGGTATCATCGTCAAATTGTATTTCAGTTGAAGTGAAAAGGAGAAAGAGATTTGCTATCGCGAAGATCCCCGTAGCTGCTGTGTTACTGCTCTGTTCGGGATATGATGTGCTATCAAAAGAGAGTATGAAGAAGCAAAGAGAGAAATTAAAAAatgtttttaatatatatttgaaGTTAAATTTGTTGTGATGAAATACAtatgaaaaatttaaaagttGTAGCTTTGTAATTTATTTCATCTTTGTTTGGCTGCCAATCAAAGTAGAAACCGTATGGAAATTTAGATCAATTTCAGAGAGCGGAAAATTTAAGTGATATGTGGAAGCAAACGCGGTGATGGCTATCAAAATCAGAACTCATTCCTGGTCTTGTGAAGGGCATAACGGCGTAATTTTAATGCAAAGTATCGGGCTAATGAGTCAAATTACGTAAATAAGTGTTAAAAAAAAGTTACCTTTTTATATTTAACGCCAAAATACATCACGTTATACCTTAACGGTAACTTTTGCCGTTAAGGTATAGCATGGTATATTTTTACGGTATATATACTGACGATTTAACTGACAGGTATAGCGTGCTGTATTTTTACGCTATATATATAGCATACAAATATAACACGTTATACCCCTGATTATGGGCCCACCAATAtgttaactgacataacaataagtcaaatGTGTATAGCGTATATTCAAAGAGCGCCATACATCAAAAATTTTAAACTCCGGCCTAGCCATTTCCAATATAAAGGGATTAGGATTTTAGGAAAATCGATTCACAAAAAATTCTAACTCCCATTCAAtcttttcttcttgttaaattctcaagcattttttcgtaatgtctgaagagcatagaataagagtttcattatattggggggtgaggttatgatggagaataactcgtgaggtatagtttatctccacgGGGTCATGTTAAAttaccacttacaatggagtacgataaattgatatcgttgttatgcaaaaagaTGAATGTGAGGAAACATCGAGTGATACTTAAattaaccggaagatatccgtattccgtcactccgcaaggggctgctttttactcggagttaAACATCTatgatgatgaaactttgagggattttcTGAGGACTCTGGATGAATatcgggaatttcttgtaatcaaaATGTTGGATATGTACGTCAAAGTCGAAGACGTTCCCAACAATGAGATTGTCAGACAGGTTccggataacccccagtcatcgggtggttattctggagcagtttttgccggacaggttccggatgaaagagttttccttgatttaaacttatcaccactTCCTTTtcataattcacaagacgagtagtaaactttaattttcctttgtgttacgatgtacatttttgttgtatttaatttgtattaacgctcatacATTTAACAGGGGGTACcagccggatatgaattttacaaattATGAACCCAAGCacagttttggtgtgttggatcatggtggtccatccggtagtcatcacctaaatgaaaatgtccatcatggaatttcatcacattacgacttgtaagtgaagtgatacagctatatggaaagtatttattaatttcagtagcctattattttattgattgtgtagtgaaaacgagcaagttgaaccacatgtactcactcaattgcccgaagacgacatattAAATCGGGATCTAGCaaatgcacagagtgaggaagagaacagtgaTTACGACAACAATGCTGATGAATCTGGAGACGAGACACCCTTTCCTCGTGAGGATGGCGATGAGGAGGATGAGAAGGAAGGACCTGATTCGACTAGAGAGTATGCTCTACCCCCTAGACGAAGTGTGTACGAGTCCcaagtgtcgtttcattcaagggagattccttaccttgataacttgccaagcatgccggatgtggaagctctcacaagggattttgatgaaattcggacagcaatatgggatgagtctagaccaacggtgcagGCAAAGGAAATGTTTTTTCCTAATAAAGAACGCGTAAGCAGAGCTTGTAAAATGCACAGCGTAAAAGAGTGTTGTGAGATGACGGTATGAGAGTCAAGTCCGGATGTACACAAGGTTGTTTGTCGCAGGTGGTTTTGGCTATGTCATTGGATGTTGTGTGCGAGCAAGAAGAAGACAGGTCTGtgaaaagtgggtaaatacattcccacccacacatgcgaaatggacacattcaacgggaatcacttcaacttagatattgacttgatttctcttgtccttATTCCACACATCGAAGCATCCATaagatataaaatcaaagagtgcattacatcagtccacCAGGAACATGGctataccattaccaaaagaaaagcATATCTCGGGTGCAAACGAGCGTTTgaaatagtatatggtaactgggataagtcatttgcagctctgcccaggtacatggccgcactgcagcaGTTTAACCCCGGGacggttgttgaatggaagcttgagcagagtccCGGTAAACcaaaatatatattcaattacgtgttctgggcgtttaaACCATCAACTGATGGTTTTTTGCATTGtcggcccgtaatatccatagacggcactaatgtctatggaaagtacgatatcaagctattgatagccgtggcagtagatgctaatggacagatatttcctctagcttttgctatttgtgccaatgaaagccaagagacgtggacgctgtttttgaacaacttgaaagagcacgttgtcaaacagagttacggtatttgtctaatatctgatcgacacGGTGGTATCTTAAGTTTTGTGGAGAACTTacctgcatggcaagaaccttatgcctatcaccgttactgtgtgaggcacttaaaagccaatttccagaaggcatatcccaaccaggatctgcatgatttgatgtggatggaaGCAACAAACTACCAACgacataaattccggaggcacaTGGAATATATCAGGCAAGAAGATGGGGCAGCCTATtattggttaatgcgacatgaccctgaaagtggactttgcatgcggatggtgacAGACGATGGGGAACTCTGACTACAAATCTGTCAGAGTCTTTCAAtgggttattgaagtcggcaagaggatttcCTGTCACGACCATGGTGtggatgtcgttcaagcagatggcagAGATGTTTGTTGAAAGGTCTGTAGCTGCAACATCATTGATGGAAagaggtgttgaatttatgccagtgccgATGAAGAcatttgagaaatacagacggcgagcacattggtattcatttttacagtatgataacgaaagaaatgtttttgaagttcgcatcgctatccatcaaaattagggaaataatgtacatactgtaaatgaatctacaaggttatgctcatgtggggaatggtccatctaccacatgccttgctcac is a genomic window containing:
- the LOC107807568 gene encoding zinc finger A20 and AN1 domain-containing stress-associated protein 5-like — encoded protein: MAQRTEKEETEYKVVHEKTITLCVKNCGVIGNPATNNMCQNCSNSTSASSSKVAYPHKFANILTRSTSSDLKNYVDRAVKDDDKVKESVSPAKREVNRCSGCRRKVGLTGFRCRCGELFCGEHRYSDRHDCSYDYRTAGREAIARQNPLVKAAKIVKL